The Tenebrio molitor chromosome 3, icTenMoli1.1, whole genome shotgun sequence genome contains a region encoding:
- the LOC138125668 gene encoding UDP-glucosyltransferase 2-like: protein MDLQIEIKIILNKLDNRYYLDICRLIQLLVKVSVAMTGTVSILLLTALFTIGVECANILVVAPMPSYSHFSIPFKLATELAHRGHQVTCINPYPQKIGTKIENYTDISVERNIMLADELKRKLFAREKQGLIENLTSLFDFIFSISEHTLTNERVQKLLHSGKQFDVVIMEYFLSDVFVGLGYHFKAPVILISAAPSSAMNNHIFANPAPLSYVPGSGGTLTKRMNFWQRLENLLMNGVFSAIVQFYHLPQQRKLFNKYFTTDTDLDTVLYNTSLMLTNSHVSVSDAVPHVPGVIEIGGFHVTPKKLPVDIQKFLDDAEEGVVLFSMGSNLRSDDLKLEVREGILKAFSKIEQKVLWKFESELSNLPRNVKIMHWLPQQDILGHPNVRAFISHGGFLSTVEAVYYGVPIIGIPIFGDQKHNIASAVESGYAVTIPLDNLSEESLSWALNEILTNNTYKENIRLRSKLMHDQPLKPIDSAVYWVEHVIRYKGAPHLRSAGLDLKWYEREMIDVFLFIIVVIATIYICINKLWQAVCFKKRKSPKKIKKK, encoded by the exons ATGGATTTACAaatcgagataaaaataatcttaAATAAACTTGATAATAGATATTATCTCGACATTTGCCGGCTTATCCAGTTGCTTGTTAAAGTGTCTGTCGCCATGACTGGTACCGtctcaattttattattgacgGCCCTATTTACAATCGGGGTTGAATGTGCAAACATTTTGGTAGTGGCCCCTATGCCGTCATATAGTCACTTTTCCATACCCTTCAAACTAGCAACAGAACTAGCCCATAGAGGACACCAAGTAACCTGCATAAATCCGTACCCACAAAAAATTGGaactaaaatagaaaattatacCGACATTTCTGTCGAAAGAAACATTATGTTAGCTGATG AGctgaaaagaaaattgtttgcaAGAGAGAAGCAAGGACTGATCGAGAATCTCACGTCtttatttgatttcattttctcGATATCAGAACACACGCTCACAAATGAAAGGGTACAAAAATTGTTACATTCCGGGAAACAGTTTGATGTAGTTATTATGGAGTATTTTCTGAGTGACGTGTTCGTTGGTCTGGGCTACCATTTCAAAGCTCCCGTAATTCTCATCTCCGCGGCTCCTTCGAGTGCAATGAACAATCACATTTTCGCCAACCCTGCACCCTTGTCGTATGTACCAGGATCGGGTGGAACTTTGACTAAACGCATGAATTTCTGGCAGAGACTGGAAAATTTGTTGATGAACGGCGTGTTCAGTGCCATAGTCCAGTTTTATCATCTACCCCAACAGCGAAAATTattcaacaaatattttacaacAGACACAGATTTGGATACGGTTTTGTACAATACCAGTCTGATGCTGACAAATTCTCATGTCAGCGTGTCCGATGCTGTTCCCCACGTACCAGGCGTAATAGAAATTGGAGGTTTCCACGTTACCCCCAAGAAATTACCAGTTGATATACAAAAGTTTCTCGATGATGCTGAAGAAGGTGTGGTCCTCTTTTCGATGGGTTCTAATTTGAGAAGCGACGATTTGAAATTGGAAGTACGTGAAGGAATCCTGAAAGCTTTTTCCAAAATTGAACAAAAGGTTTTGTGGAAGTTCGAGTCAGAATTGTCGAATTTACCGCGTAACGTTAAGATTATGCACTGGCTGCCCCAACAAGATATTTTAG GTCATCCAAATGTTAGAGCTTTCATAAGTCATGGGGGTTTTCTAAGTACCGTTGAAGCTGTGTATTATGGAGTTCCTATCATTGGCATCCCTATATTTGGTGATCAAAAGCACAATATTGCTTCTGCAGTCGAGAGTGGTTATGCAGTTACCATTCCTTTAGACAATCTATCTGAAGAATCTTTGTCCTGGGCTTTGAATGAAATTCTTACTAACAACac TTACAAAGAAAATATACGACTACGGTCAAAATTAATGCATGACCAACCATTGAAACCAATCGATTCTGCTGTCTACTGGGTGGAACATGTTATTCGTTATAAGGGAGCACCGCATCTGCGATCAGCTGGATTAGATTTGAAATGGTACGAGAGGGAGATGATTGACGTATTTCTATTCATAATTGTAGTAATCGCTACTATTTATATTTGTATAAATAAACTGTGGCAAGCTGTATGCTTcaagaaaagaaaatcacccaaaaaaattaagaaaaagtgA
- the LOC138125670 gene encoding UDP-glucosyltransferase 2-like, with protein sequence MSQFVILFLLMICIMSISVNSAKILVVAPMPSYSHFTVAFRLGKELSDRGHQVTTISPYPLQVPMENYRDVSVEENIEIMDEEKKTFFGKNRRGIIENISSLFRMSSLITQYTLANQNVQRLMNSGEEFDVIIVEHFLNDALVGLGHHFKAPVVLLSSVISSVMNNYIFANPAPASYVPSKGGVVTKHMNFWQRLQNLLTVCFFNLIMEFHHLPTQREIFKKYISKDVDLDDVLYNTSLMLTNSHVSVSDAVPLVPSVIEIGGFHVNPSKKLPANLQNYLDEAEEGVVLFSLGSTLKSKDLTPRVIDSMLKAFSKIKQKVLWKFEADLSELPENVKIMKWLPQQDILAHPNVRAFITHGGFLSIVETVYHGVPVIGIPVFGDQKYNIAAAVSNGYAVSIGLNELTEEKLSWALNEILNNPKYGDNVQKWAQLMHDQPLKPIDKAVYWVEYVIHHKGASHLRSAGLDLKWYQREMIDVILFLISVAVTVSFTCYLISKKILYFLCNKQTKTNVVNINKKYK encoded by the exons ATGAGTCagtttgtaattttgtttttgttaatgaTTTGTATTATGtcgattagcgtaaacagtgCGAAAATCTTAGTGGTTGCTCCCATGCCTTCGTATAGTCACTTTACTGTAGCCTTTAGATTGGGAAAGGAATTGTCTGACAGAGGTCATCAAGTGACCACCATTAGCCCCTACCCGCTACAAGTTCCAATGGAAAATTACAGAGACGTTTCTGttgaagaaaatattgaaattatgGATG aagaaaagaaaactttcTTTGGAAAGAATCGACGAGGCATTATAGAAAATATTTCGTCTCTGTTCAGGATGTCCTCTCTGATAACTCAGTACACACTAGCCAACCAAAACGTACAAAGACTTATGAATTCTGGGGAAGAATTTGACGTGATAATTGTGGAACATTTTCTAAACGATGCTCTTGTCGGACTAGGCCATCATTTCAAAGCACCCGTAGTGCTGTTATCTTCTGTTATCTCAAGTGTTATGAACAATTACATCTTCGCAAATCCAGCTCCGGCGTCTTACGTGCCTAGCAAGGGTGGCGTTGTAACAAAACATATGAACTTTTGGCAGAGACTCCAGAATTTATTGACTGTCTGCTTTTTTAATCTCATAATGGAGTTTCATCATTTGCCGACGCAacgtgaaatttttaaaaaatacatcagCAAAGATGTTGATCTGGATGATGTGTTATACAACACCAGTCTGATGCTCACAAATTCTCACGTCAGTGTATCCGACGCGGTTCCTCTCGTGCCGAGCGTAATAGAAATCGGCGGTTTCCACGTGAATCCGTCCAAAAAACTGCCAgccaatttacaaaattatctCGACGAAGCCGAAGAAGGTGTTGTCCTATTTTCTTTGGGATCGACGCTGAAAAGTAAAGATTTAACGCCGAGAGTAATCGACTCGATGTTGAAAGCTTTctcgaaaatcaaacaaaaagtTTTATGGAAATTCGAAGCCGACCTGTCTGAACTTCCCGAAAACGTTAAAATAATGAAGTGGTTACCTCAACAAGATATTTTAG cTCATCCAAATGTTCGGGCTTTCATAACTCACGGAGGCTTTTTAAGCATCGTTGAAACCGTGTATCATGGAGTGCCTGTAATTGGTATTCCCGTGTTTGGAGACCAAAAATATAATATCGCAGCAGCTGTCAGCAACGGTTATGCTGTCAGTATAGGTTTAAATGAACTGACGGAGGAAAAGCTCTCCTGGGCTTTAAACGAGATATTAAATAACCCCAA GTATGGTGACAACGTTCAAAAATGGGCACAATTAATGCACGATCAGCCCTTAAAACCAATCGATAAAGCTGTTTATTGGGTGGAATATGTGATACATCATAAAGGAGCATCGCATTTAAGGTCTGCTGGACTTGATCTAAAATGGTACCAAAGAGAAATGATTGACGTTATTTTGTTCCTTATTTCTGTCGCAGTTACAGTATCGTTTACTTGTTatttaatttccaaaaaaattctctattttttgtgcaacaaACAGACAAAGACAAATGTTgttaatataaacaaaaaatataaatga
- the LOC138125422 gene encoding UDP-glycosyltransferase UGT5-like — MKRCFVVLLLFVFLTWNVQCARILFVFPIPSYSHYQLGFRMAKELAERGHQVTSINPYPQKTPIKNYKDVSIEEIEAFFEDLKKNLFGMNTLGPVDNIRYLFKMGTNLTEYTFKNKNVQKLLQSGETFDVVIIEHFLNDALVGIGHHFKAPVIIVTPGASKELNSYVLANPAPSSYVPSVLSGFTKHMNFWQRTQNFLFYILNDVVRELTYMPVQREIFKKYFKTDLELDDVLYNVSLMFTNSHVSINDAIPHLPNIIEIGGFHVNPPKKLPDDLQKYLDDSKDGVVLFSMGSNLKSKDLKPEVRDAILKAFGKIKQQVLWKFEADLPSTPKNVKVMKWLPQQDVLAHPNVRAFVSHGGLLSNIEAVYHGVPIVGIPVFGDQKSNVITAANNGYAVIVPFPELSEEKLSWALNEILNNPKYRENVKQRSRIMNDRPLKPIDAAIYWIEHVIRHEGAPHLRSAGLDLKWYQREMIDIVIVLTLVTVVLFIIFYIIIKRILGMCFKKELTVPKTKKNR, encoded by the exons ATGAAGCGGTGTTTTGTTGTTCTATTATTGTTCGTGTTTTTAACATGGAATGTGCAATGTGCCAgaattttattcgtttttcCGATACCTTCGTACAGTCATTACCAATTAGGTTTTCGAATGGCAAAAGAATTAGCTGAGAGAGGTCATCAGGTCACTTCAATTAATCCGTACCCACAAAAGACACCAATTAAGAATTATAAAGACGTTTCTATTGAAGAAATTGAAGCCTTTTTTGAAg atttaaagaaaaatttatttggaaTGAATACTTTGGGACCCGTTGACAATATAagatatttgtttaaaatgggAACCAACTTAACTGAGTAtacttttaaaaacaaaaacgtcCAAAAGTTATTACAGTCGGGTGAAACTTTCGATGTTGTAATTATAGAACACTTTTTAAACGATGCACTGGTTGGAATCGGTCATCATTTCAAAGCTCCGGTGATCATCGTAACCCCAGGTGCAAGCAAAGAACTAAATAGTTATGTCCTAGCCAATCCAGCTCCGTCTTCATACGTTCCTAGTGTACTGAGTGGCTTTACAAAACACATGAATTTCTGGCAAAGAACTCAAAATTTCCTCTTCTACATTCTGAACGACGTAGTGAGAGAACTCACCTACATGCCAGTTCAAagggaaattttcaaaaaatactttaaaaCCGATTTAGAATTGGATGATGTTTTATACAATGTCAGTTTGATGTTTACAAATTCGCATGTTAGTATAAACGATGCAATTCCTCATCTTCCGAATATAATCGAAATTGGAGGTTTTCACGTAAATCCACCAAAAAAATTACCCgatgatttacaaaaatatctgGACGATTCCAAAGACGGTGTTGTTCTGTTTTCAATGGGTTCGAATTTAAAAAGCAAAGATTTGAAACCTGAAGTACGTGATGCAATTTTGAAAgcatttggaaaaataaagcAACAAGTGTTGTGGAAGTTTGAAGCGGATTTACCAAGTACCCCAAAGAATGTGAAAGTTATGAAATGGTTGCCACAGCAAGACGTTTTAG CACACCCAAATGTTCGAGCTTTCGTATCTCATGGTGGTCTTCTCAGCAATATTGAAGCAGTCTACCATGGTGTCCCAATTGTTGGCATTCCAGTGTTTGGTGACCAAAAAAGTAATGTCATTACCGCTGCCAATAATGGTTATGCTGTTATTGTTCCGTTTCCTGAATTGTCTGAAGAAAAACTTTCCTGGGCGTTGaacgaaattttaaataatcccAA ATATCGAGAAAATGTAAAGCAACGTTCAAGAATCATGAACGATCGACCCTTGAAACCCATTGATGCTGCCATTTATTGGATTGAACACGTAATTCGTCATGAGGGAGCACCACATCTTCGATCTGCCGGTCTCGACTTGAAATGGTACCAAAGAGAAATGATTGACATTGTTATTGTTCTCACTTTAGTTACCGTTGTGttgtttattatattttatattataattaagCGAATTCTTGGAATGTGTTTTAAGAAGGAGCTTACGGTGCCAAAAACTAAGAAAAATAGATga